A part of Dehalogenimonas sp. W genomic DNA contains:
- a CDS encoding glutamine amidotransferase family protein, with translation MKDLTSVSNTWGDGKVIDACSIFGMMDTSGKCFSGRDITRAIANMHDRGNGLGGGFAVYGLYPQYPDYYAFHIMYDSREGKTATETFLNEYFNVHHSEEVPTKPVAAIKNPPLVWRYFLDADKMAPDCKLSVDDYIVAKVMEINTRIEDSYVFSSGKNMAAFKGVGYPEEISEYFCLEDYTGYLWTAHGRFPTNTRGWWGGAHPFNILDWTVVHNGEISSYGINRRYLEQFGYHCTLQTDTEVVAYAVDLLVRKHNLPIEVVAEIFAPPLWAEIERRTPEQRELLTALRQVYGSLLMNGPFTIIIAHEGEMIGLTDRIRLRPLTVGEKGSMLYLSSEESAIRLICPELDKAWIPMGGQPVIGSLKNPLGGKKEPVAGGVA, from the coding sequence ATGAAAGATTTAACCAGTGTAAGCAATACATGGGGCGACGGCAAGGTCATTGATGCCTGTTCCATTTTCGGCATGATGGATACTTCCGGCAAGTGTTTTTCCGGGCGGGATATTACCCGCGCGATCGCCAATATGCATGACCGGGGCAACGGTCTGGGCGGCGGATTTGCCGTATACGGTCTTTATCCCCAGTACCCGGACTATTACGCCTTTCACATCATGTATGATAGCCGGGAAGGCAAGACGGCGACCGAAACCTTTCTGAATGAATATTTTAATGTTCATCATTCCGAGGAAGTCCCGACCAAACCGGTAGCGGCCATCAAGAATCCGCCGCTGGTGTGGCGCTATTTTCTGGATGCCGATAAAATGGCCCCGGACTGCAAGCTCTCGGTGGACGATTATATCGTCGCCAAAGTCATGGAGATCAACACCCGGATAGAAGATTCGTATGTTTTTTCATCCGGGAAGAATATGGCGGCTTTCAAGGGCGTTGGTTATCCGGAAGAGATTTCCGAATACTTTTGCCTGGAAGATTACACCGGTTATCTCTGGACCGCCCACGGACGGTTCCCGACCAATACCCGCGGCTGGTGGGGTGGGGCGCACCCGTTCAACATTCTGGACTGGACGGTAGTACACAACGGTGAAATTTCCTCTTACGGCATCAATCGGCGTTATCTGGAGCAGTTCGGTTATCACTGCACGCTGCAGACCGATACCGAAGTGGTCGCTTATGCAGTTGACCTGCTGGTGCGCAAACACAATCTGCCGATTGAGGTGGTGGCGGAAATATTCGCCCCGCCGCTGTGGGCAGAGATTGAACGCCGGACACCGGAGCAGCGCGAACTGCTGACGGCTTTGCGGCAGGTCTACGGCAGTCTGCTGATGAATGGTCCTTTCACTATTATTATCGCGCATGAGGGCGAGATGATCGGCCTGACCGACCGCATCCGGCTGCGGCCGCTGACGGTCGGTGAAAAAGGCAGTATGTTATACCTGTCCAGTGAAGAATCCGCTATTCGGCTGATTTGCCCGGAACTGGACAAGGCCTGGATACCGATGGGCGGCCAGCCGGTTATCGGCTCGCTGAAAAATCCCCTGGGCGGGAAAAAAGAACCGGTTGCCGGAGGGGTGGCCTGA
- a CDS encoding FAD-dependent oxidoreductase — MKTKYLIIGNSAGGIGAAEAIREIDPKGALTIVGEEPYAAYSRPLISKYVTGEYDPDGMRIRPAAFYDNKCIDLKLGHKAYKMDAAARTVTLDDGTEIGYEKLLLATGGKPIIPKMEGMGKAGIFNFINLADATKLEEYLPEARRAVVIGGGLIGISATEALIKRGLKVTVVEMKGYILNTILDEPAGRVAEMAVKKYGVNMMTGRTVARILGEDRVTGVVFDDGHEMVCDMVVVAVGVFPRVELAQAAGINVNRGIVVDNHMLTSLPNVYACGDASEAYDYVYGSGRLSPVWPNAYIGGRVAGYNMAGLPTPYRGGTAMNSLNYFGLELATAGMASPPSEEGYEVLVKKGEDVYQKLIINAEGKLVGMIFVGNIDKAGIYFGLMRDRAVVTDFKDKLLADDFGLALLPKAIIEERLTGATAGRVKVGES; from the coding sequence ATGAAGACGAAGTATCTTATCATCGGGAACTCAGCCGGCGGTATCGGCGCCGCGGAGGCGATCCGGGAGATTGATCCGAAAGGCGCGTTGACCATTGTAGGCGAAGAGCCTTACGCCGCGTATTCCCGCCCGCTCATCTCCAAGTATGTTACCGGAGAGTATGACCCCGACGGCATGAGAATCCGCCCGGCAGCCTTTTACGATAATAAATGTATTGATTTGAAGCTGGGCCACAAGGCATACAAGATGGACGCCGCCGCCCGCACGGTTACTCTGGATGACGGCACGGAAATCGGCTACGAAAAACTGCTGCTGGCCACCGGCGGCAAACCCATTATTCCTAAAATGGAAGGCATGGGCAAGGCCGGGATTTTTAATTTTATCAATCTGGCTGATGCCACCAAGCTGGAAGAGTACCTGCCGGAGGCGCGGCGCGCCGTGGTTATCGGCGGCGGACTTATCGGTATCTCGGCCACGGAAGCACTGATCAAACGCGGTCTGAAAGTCACCGTGGTGGAAATGAAAGGCTATATACTCAATACCATTCTGGACGAACCGGCCGGTCGGGTAGCTGAGATGGCGGTAAAAAAATACGGCGTCAATATGATGACCGGACGCACCGTGGCCCGGATTCTGGGCGAAGACCGGGTGACCGGTGTCGTTTTTGACGATGGGCACGAAATGGTGTGTGATATGGTGGTGGTGGCCGTCGGGGTTTTTCCCCGGGTGGAGCTGGCCCAGGCGGCCGGCATTAACGTCAACCGGGGCATTGTGGTGGATAATCACATGCTGACCAGTCTGCCGAACGTGTATGCCTGCGGAGATGCTTCGGAAGCCTATGATTACGTTTACGGTTCCGGGCGGTTGTCGCCGGTGTGGCCCAATGCCTATATCGGCGGCCGGGTGGCCGGTTACAACATGGCCGGGTTGCCGACACCCTACCGGGGCGGTACCGCCATGAACTCGCTTAATTATTTTGGTCTGGAACTGGCTACCGCCGGTATGGCGTCGCCGCCTTCCGAGGAAGGCTACGAGGTGCTGGTCAAAAAGGGTGAAGACGTTTATCAGAAGCTGATTATCAACGCCGAAGGCAAGCTGGTTGGTATGATTTTCGTCGGTAATATAGACAAAGCCGGCATTTACTTCGGTTTAATGAGGGACCGGGCTGTGGTCACTGATTTCAAGGATAAACTGCTGGCGGATGATTTCGGTCTGGCGCTGCTGCCCAAGGCGATCATTGAAGAGCGCCTGACCGGCGCCACGGCCGGCCGGGTGAAAGTGGGAGAGAGCTAA
- the hisH gene encoding imidazole glycerol phosphate synthase subunit HisH, giving the protein MIAIIDYGAGNLRSVANAVASLGYEAVVTGNPDEVVKADAVILPGVGAAADTVSSLKRHGLDSALREIIQKDTPLFAVCVGLQVLFEETEEGGGCPCLGLLPGRVKLLPSDGLKVPHMGWNNVRQLKPHPLFEGIGDDRYFYFVHSYYAEPADASVVIGQTSYGLDFASMVESGSVVATQFHPEKSGPAGLKMYDNFLKTALRGSK; this is encoded by the coding sequence ATGATAGCCATCATTGATTACGGAGCCGGTAACCTGCGTTCAGTGGCTAATGCTGTAGCTTCTCTGGGCTATGAGGCGGTGGTGACGGGTAATCCGGACGAAGTGGTTAAAGCCGACGCGGTGATTTTGCCGGGTGTCGGCGCGGCTGCCGACACGGTCAGTTCTCTCAAGCGGCACGGTCTGGATAGTGCCTTGAGGGAGATTATACAAAAGGATACGCCGCTGTTCGCGGTGTGTGTAGGCTTGCAGGTGCTGTTTGAGGAAACTGAAGAAGGCGGCGGCTGTCCGTGTCTGGGTTTGCTTCCGGGGCGGGTGAAGCTGCTTCCTTCCGACGGTTTGAAGGTGCCTCACATGGGGTGGAACAACGTCAGGCAGCTAAAGCCGCACCCGTTGTTTGAGGGCATCGGCGATGACAGGTATTTTTACTTTGTGCACAGCTATTATGCCGAGCCGGCTGATGCATCGGTGGTTATCGGGCAGACGTCCTACGGCCTGGATTTCGCCAGTATGGTGGAAAGCGGCAGCGTAGTGGCTACCCAGTTCCACCCGGAAAAAAGCGGCCCGGCGGGGCTGAAAATGTACGATAATTTTTTAAAGACGGCACTTAGAGGAAGTAAATGA
- a CDS encoding 4Fe-4S dicluster domain-containing protein gives MRKKIYIRKEVCIGCGLCRVYCATQHSDSKDILKAHRKESPKAVPRLKVERQNETSFSVPCRHCDEPWCVYSCLTGAMSKDPVTGVVTSDPDKCIGCWTCVVSCPNSALVKDKLTKVVKKCDLCPGLETPACVANCPNEAIVLITDDSTEAVEQK, from the coding sequence ATGAGAAAAAAGATTTACATCCGCAAAGAAGTCTGTATCGGCTGCGGGTTGTGCCGGGTGTATTGCGCCACCCAGCATTCAGATTCCAAAGATATTTTGAAGGCACACCGCAAGGAGTCCCCCAAGGCGGTGCCGCGGCTGAAGGTGGAACGACAGAATGAGACCAGTTTCTCGGTACCCTGTCGGCATTGTGACGAGCCATGGTGTGTTTATTCCTGCCTGACCGGGGCGATGAGTAAAGATCCGGTGACCGGCGTGGTCACTTCAGACCCTGACAAGTGCATTGGTTGCTGGACCTGCGTGGTGTCCTGCCCCAACAGTGCTTTGGTTAAGGATAAACTGACCAAGGTGGTCAAAAAATGCGACCTCTGTCCCGGGCTGGAAACCCCGGCCTGTGTGGCGAACTGCCCCAACGAAGCCATCGTGCTTATCACCGATGACAGCACCGAGGCTGTAGAACAGAAATAA
- a CDS encoding manganese efflux pump MntP family protein yields MSSYLLHWDAMDFFAILLIALGLAADCFAVSVSGSISMGAALDRARRLKVAASFGLFQFGMLLAGFLAGSTIVGVIESFDHWLGFILLVFIGARMLKESFEKESETGRVVDISQGKALVALSVATSIDSLAVGLTFAFVQVAIIPAAVLVGLVSFGVSLLGFAVGRRLGEMIGKRAELFGGLVLIGIGIKILVEGLSS; encoded by the coding sequence TTGAGCAGCTATCTGCTACACTGGGACGCTATGGATTTTTTCGCCATTCTGTTAATTGCGCTGGGACTGGCGGCGGATTGTTTCGCTGTGTCCGTCAGCGGCAGCATCAGCATGGGTGCGGCTTTGGACCGGGCCCGGCGGCTGAAGGTGGCGGCTTCTTTCGGGCTTTTTCAGTTCGGGATGCTGCTGGCGGGTTTTCTGGCCGGCAGCACCATCGTCGGGGTAATTGAAAGTTTTGACCACTGGTTAGGCTTTATTCTGCTGGTCTTCATCGGCGCCCGGATGCTCAAGGAGTCCTTTGAAAAGGAGAGCGAAACCGGCAGGGTCGTGGACATCAGTCAGGGAAAAGCTCTGGTGGCGTTGTCGGTGGCTACCAGTATTGATTCACTGGCGGTGGGGCTGACCTTTGCTTTTGTGCAGGTGGCTATTATTCCGGCGGCGGTACTGGTGGGGCTGGTTTCATTTGGGGTTTCGCTGCTCGGTTTTGCCGTCGGCCGGCGGCTGGGTGAGATGATCGGCAAGCGGGCAGAACTCTTCGGCGGCCTGGTACTTATCGGTATCGGCATCAAGATTCTGGTAGAGGGTTTGAGTTCCTGA
- a CDS encoding ArsB/NhaD family transporter: protein MLISLFIFLLTIIAVLRRPAGVSEAVVGIIGAAVMIGAGYVSLPQTYTVVIDSLNVVLFFLGLMIMVAIAEVSGLVETAANTAARFSHGNGRLLLLVVFGIGIIITILLSNDATVLILTPVVLALTSRFNLNPLPYVFACAFVANASSMLLPIANPVNLLAIDAFDIRLPEYLIHLLLPGLTAIAVTISLFMIIFRREVRTNFTLEANSFYPVNPLLMPVLTTLGIVVAGYILFSVQGWPLSIPVLSGAIMLLAIALTGRHITLRPLSKSISWSILPFIVSLAVLVQGLANSGLIQLLGDHLTTLLNQGEIPASLVASFGTAVGANLFNNWPMMMISVETLRTSPELIGMVPALPYQVILGADLGPNIAIFGSFSTLLWFVILRRRGLNIKPSSYLKLGVIVTLPALLFSSLVLILIS from the coding sequence ATGCTGATCAGCTTGTTTATCTTTCTGCTCACTATTATCGCCGTCCTGCGACGGCCGGCCGGTGTGTCGGAGGCGGTCGTCGGAATCATCGGCGCGGCGGTCATGATTGGAGCAGGCTATGTCAGTTTACCCCAGACATACACCGTCGTCATCGATAGTCTCAATGTGGTCTTATTTTTTCTAGGCTTGATGATAATGGTGGCAATAGCCGAGGTTTCGGGATTAGTGGAAACCGCCGCAAACACTGCCGCCAGGTTTTCCCATGGCAACGGCCGACTGCTCCTGTTAGTGGTCTTCGGTATTGGAATCATAATCACAATCCTGCTTTCCAATGATGCCACGGTACTGATACTAACCCCGGTCGTTTTGGCTCTGACCAGTCGTTTCAACCTTAACCCGCTGCCTTATGTTTTCGCTTGTGCCTTTGTGGCCAATGCCTCCTCCATGCTGTTACCCATCGCCAATCCGGTTAATCTTCTGGCAATTGATGCCTTTGATATTCGCCTCCCTGAATACCTGATTCATCTTCTGTTGCCGGGATTGACCGCCATTGCCGTAACAATATCCCTGTTCATGATTATCTTCCGCCGCGAAGTCAGGACAAATTTTACACTTGAGGCAAATTCCTTCTACCCGGTCAACCCACTATTGATGCCCGTGTTGACCACCCTCGGAATAGTCGTGGCCGGATACATTTTATTCTCGGTCCAAGGCTGGCCGCTGTCCATTCCGGTACTCAGCGGCGCAATCATGCTGCTGGCAATCGCGCTGACCGGACGACATATTACCCTGCGCCCGCTGTCAAAATCCATCAGTTGGTCAATACTGCCGTTCATCGTTTCGTTGGCGGTATTGGTTCAAGGTTTGGCAAACAGTGGCTTGATTCAGTTATTGGGCGATCATCTCACTACCCTGCTGAATCAAGGCGAAATACCAGCTTCGCTGGTCGCCTCTTTCGGCACCGCCGTTGGGGCCAACCTGTTTAATAACTGGCCGATGATGATGATTTCGGTTGAAACCTTGAGGACAAGCCCGGAACTCATCGGCATGGTGCCGGCTTTACCATATCAGGTTATTCTTGGAGCAGATCTCGGACCTAATATTGCAATCTTCGGCTCATTTTCCACTCTGCTTTGGTTTGTAATACTGCGCCGTCGCGGCCTTAATATTAAACCCTCAAGTTATTTGAAATTGGGCGTCATCGTTACCCTGCCGGCCCTTTTATTCAGCAGCCTGGTGTTGATTCTCATAAGTTAG
- a CDS encoding KamA family radical SAM protein encodes MKLEMPAAEDEAEPPSLPSVSPEEPPLKVPVLNRHKLFPDVSDAEWNDWRWHFRNRVTTVEALSRFLPLSVKERTRLKLVSARYPLAITPYYLSLVNPADPHDPIRRQAVPCVQELTDTAGREDPLEEHSHSPVPGLVHRYPDRVLLVLTDICPMLCRHCTRKREWRNGGWVQNPDRINAMLDYIRRTPAVRDVIISGGDPLTLSTRRLEEVLAGLRAIEHVEIIRIGTRFPVVLPQRIDAELCDMLSKYGPIWLNTHFNHPNEVTPEAAAACDRLLRAGVQVNNQSVLLRGINDTVDIQLKLCHSLLKAKVRPYYLFQCDQVQGTGHLWTPVEVGLRIIEGMRGHTSGLAIPNYVIDLPDGRGKIPLTPNYVISRSDQDLVVRNYEGHISHFANPKQVSATKRSKPAPTVTPSVRREIEVADENRAGVRP; translated from the coding sequence GTGAAATTGGAAATGCCCGCCGCCGAAGATGAAGCTGAACCCCCTTCGTTACCGAGTGTCAGCCCGGAGGAACCACCCCTTAAGGTGCCGGTTTTAAACCGGCATAAATTATTCCCGGACGTCTCCGACGCGGAGTGGAATGACTGGCGCTGGCATTTCCGCAACCGCGTCACCACCGTTGAAGCATTATCCCGCTTCCTGCCGTTATCCGTGAAAGAGCGGACCCGCCTCAAACTGGTAAGTGCCCGCTACCCCCTGGCCATCACCCCGTATTATCTGTCGCTGGTCAATCCCGCCGACCCGCACGACCCGATTCGCCGTCAGGCTGTGCCCTGTGTCCAGGAATTGACTGATACGGCCGGCCGCGAAGACCCGCTGGAAGAACACAGCCATTCCCCCGTGCCGGGACTGGTTCACCGCTACCCCGACCGGGTGCTGTTGGTACTGACCGACATCTGCCCCATGCTGTGCCGGCACTGTACCCGCAAACGCGAATGGCGCAACGGCGGTTGGGTCCAAAACCCCGACCGGATTAACGCCATGCTGGACTATATCCGCCGCACCCCCGCCGTCCGCGATGTCATCATTTCCGGCGGCGACCCGCTGACCTTGTCCACCCGGCGGCTGGAAGAAGTGCTGGCCGGGCTGAGGGCTATTGAACACGTTGAAATCATCCGTATCGGCACCCGTTTTCCGGTAGTCCTGCCGCAGCGTATTGATGCCGAACTGTGCGACATGCTGTCCAAATACGGCCCGATCTGGCTTAACACCCACTTTAATCATCCCAACGAAGTGACGCCCGAAGCCGCCGCCGCCTGTGACCGGCTGCTGCGCGCCGGGGTTCAGGTCAACAATCAGAGCGTCCTGCTCCGGGGCATTAACGATACCGTAGATATTCAATTGAAACTGTGTCACAGCCTGCTCAAAGCCAAGGTTCGCCCGTATTACCTGTTCCAGTGCGACCAGGTCCAGGGCACCGGGCACCTCTGGACGCCGGTAGAAGTCGGCCTGCGCATCATTGAAGGCATGCGCGGCCACACTTCCGGGCTGGCGATTCCCAATTATGTCATTGATCTGCCTGACGGACGGGGTAAAATCCCACTGACTCCCAATTACGTTATCAGCCGGTCGGATCAGGATCTGGTCGTCAGAAATTACGAAGGCCACATCAGTCATTTTGCCAATCCGAAACAGGTGTCAGCGACCAAAAGGAGTAAACCGGCACCGACCGTCACCCCTTCGGTCCGCCGGGAAATAGAGGTAGCCGATGAAAATAGGGCTGGCGTACGACCTTAA
- a CDS encoding D-alanine--D-alanine ligase, whose product MKIGLAYDLKEAVTASAAGPDDALEEYDSAETVNLLAAAIRSAGHEAVALGGGSAFLKRILETDIDFVFNIAEGRGAYRSREAQVPSVLEMLGIPYSGADPQTLAVALDKPLTKRILQTAGVATPRWQVFAAPADIAAADWGLFTFPVFAKPAFEGSSKGIRFSAVADTPEQAAREIVRLLESYRQPILVEEFIDGDEVTCGIIGNPAAGDAEVLVWPLRVVPRQKSGPFIYSLEVKRNYRNLVDYEFPAALPEPVLAKIKQQALTVFQNLGCRDFSRVDFRVSADGTPWFLEVNPLPGLSLDSDLYIVAVALGWSHERLIQSVLGAALARYPELCVSP is encoded by the coding sequence ATGAAAATAGGGCTGGCGTACGACCTTAAAGAGGCCGTAACCGCTTCAGCCGCTGGGCCTGACGATGCGCTGGAAGAATATGATTCCGCAGAGACGGTGAATCTGCTGGCTGCGGCAATCCGGAGCGCCGGGCATGAGGCGGTTGCGCTGGGCGGCGGCAGTGCCTTTCTTAAACGCATACTGGAAACCGACATTGATTTTGTCTTCAACATCGCCGAAGGCCGGGGCGCTTATCGCAGCCGCGAAGCCCAGGTGCCGTCGGTACTGGAAATGCTGGGCATTCCCTATTCCGGAGCCGATCCGCAGACGCTGGCCGTCGCTCTGGACAAACCGTTAACCAAACGCATCCTGCAAACCGCCGGGGTGGCTACGCCGCGCTGGCAGGTGTTTGCCGCCCCGGCCGACATTGCAGCGGCCGACTGGGGTCTTTTCACCTTTCCCGTTTTTGCCAAGCCGGCTTTTGAGGGTTCCAGCAAGGGCATCCGTTTCAGTGCCGTCGCGGACACCCCGGAACAGGCGGCCCGGGAAATAGTGCGCCTGCTGGAGAGCTACCGCCAGCCGATTCTGGTGGAAGAGTTTATTGACGGCGATGAGGTCACCTGCGGTATCATCGGCAATCCGGCCGCCGGCGACGCCGAGGTGCTGGTCTGGCCGCTGCGCGTCGTCCCGCGGCAAAAATCCGGTCCGTTCATCTATTCCCTGGAAGTCAAACGCAACTATCGGAATCTGGTGGATTATGAGTTTCCGGCGGCCCTTCCGGAGCCGGTGCTGGCCAAAATCAAACAACAGGCGCTGACAGTATTCCAGAACCTGGGCTGCCGTGATTTCTCGCGGGTGGACTTCCGCGTCAGTGCCGACGGCACTCCATGGTTTCTGGAGGTCAACCCCCTGCCGGGGTTGTCGCTGGACAGCGACCTTTATATCGTGGCCGTCGCCCTTGGCTGGAGCCATGAACGGCTGATCCAATCGGTCCTCGGCGCCGCACTGGCCAGATACCCTGAATTATGCGTATCGCCCTGA
- a CDS encoding GNAT family N-acetyltransferase — protein sequence MTIEYRPLTPADKPAIMRLLQNTPEFTPEELPVAEEVLDDCLLHPADSGYHGIAAVRDGALCGYILYGNTPLTRGNWEIYWMAVGLSARNLGIGGRLVQLTESEIRQRGGRQMTLETSSQPSYQNTRRFYRACGFHETACIPDFYDRGDDLLIYLKKLA from the coding sequence ATGACCATTGAATACCGGCCGCTGACCCCGGCGGACAAGCCGGCGATAATGCGCCTGCTGCAAAATACCCCGGAGTTCACACCGGAGGAACTGCCGGTGGCCGAAGAAGTATTGGACGATTGCCTGCTTCATCCGGCGGATTCCGGATATCACGGCATCGCTGCGGTCAGGGACGGGGCCTTATGTGGTTACATCCTCTACGGCAATACGCCGCTGACCCGGGGCAACTGGGAGATTTACTGGATGGCGGTGGGGCTAAGCGCCCGGAATCTGGGCATCGGCGGGCGGCTGGTACAACTGACGGAATCTGAAATCCGGCAGCGCGGCGGTCGGCAGATGACGCTGGAAACTTCATCGCAGCCGTCATATCAAAACACCCGCCGTTTCTACCGGGCCTGCGGCTTTCACGAAACAGCCTGCATCCCGGATTTCTATGACCGGGGCGATGACCTTTTGATATATCTGAAAAAACTGGCCTGA
- a CDS encoding PAS domain-containing sensor histidine kinase, which yields MTDHTDKTQSELIAEIERLQSAVEAVIEPAETDCRSVRESEEKFRMLFHNANDAIFLWEIRNGYPTVLLEANKVAASRLGIPMAEMPDLQVADFSITTRAETEANVARLLQDRHGTFESVHKRRDGSTFPVEISSHVFELGGKTVILSIARDITVRKKSQEELTALYHREKDLRLALETEISKRIDFTRSLVHELKTPLTPMIASGEVLLDILEGEDELRLAGNIYRGALNLERRINDLLDFARGEMGVLKVSRQPLDICPLLLDLAAEVSPQFDRKQQSLELNLPDILPQVLADEDRLKQVLLNLLTNAGKFTPRGGQITLGAKVDGNMLQLWVSDNGRGIAQTEQASIFLPYYRVQDDNDPNDGMGIGLALCKMLVTLHSGDIWFTSEKGQGSTFYFTLPLAKNME from the coding sequence ATGACTGATCATACAGATAAAACCCAGAGTGAACTCATCGCCGAGATTGAACGGCTTCAATCTGCCGTTGAAGCCGTCATTGAGCCCGCAGAGACGGATTGCCGCTCCGTCAGGGAAAGTGAAGAGAAGTTCCGCATGCTCTTCCACAACGCCAATGACGCCATTTTCCTGTGGGAAATACGTAACGGCTATCCGACGGTACTGCTGGAAGCCAACAAGGTAGCGGCCAGCCGCCTGGGTATTCCCATGGCGGAAATGCCTGATCTGCAAGTGGCGGACTTCTCCATCACCACCCGGGCTGAAACTGAAGCCAACGTCGCCCGCCTCTTGCAGGACCGTCACGGCACGTTTGAGTCAGTCCACAAGCGTCGGGACGGCAGCACCTTCCCGGTGGAAATAAGTTCCCACGTTTTTGAATTAGGTGGAAAAACCGTAATCCTGTCCATCGCCCGGGACATCACCGTGCGTAAGAAGTCTCAGGAAGAACTGACCGCGCTGTATCACCGGGAGAAAGACCTGCGGCTAGCGCTGGAAACTGAAATCAGCAAGCGTATTGACTTCACCCGGTCACTGGTGCACGAACTCAAAACCCCGCTGACCCCGATGATTGCCTCCGGCGAAGTGCTGCTGGATATTCTGGAAGGCGAGGATGAACTGCGGCTGGCCGGCAACATCTACCGGGGCGCCCTGAATCTGGAACGCCGGATCAACGACCTGCTGGACTTCGCCCGCGGCGAGATGGGCGTCCTCAAAGTCAGTCGTCAGCCGCTGGATATCTGCCCCTTGCTGTTAGACCTGGCGGCGGAGGTTTCGCCCCAGTTTGACCGGAAGCAGCAATCGCTGGAACTGAATCTGCCGGATATACTGCCCCAGGTACTGGCGGATGAAGATCGGTTGAAGCAGGTCCTGCTGAATCTGCTGACCAATGCCGGTAAATTCACCCCCCGCGGCGGGCAGATTACGCTTGGCGCTAAAGTAGATGGGAATATGCTACAATTATGGGTGTCCGATAACGGCCGCGGCATCGCACAGACGGAACAGGCCAGTATCTTTTTGCCGTATTACCGCGTTCAGGATGACAATGATCCCAACGACGGCATGGGTATCGGCTTGGCATTATGTAAAATGTTAGTAACCCTGCACAGCGGGGACATCTGGTTCACCAGTGAAAAAGGTCAGGGCAGCACCTTCTATTTTACACTGCCGCTGGCTAAGAATATGGAGTGA
- a CDS encoding response regulator transcription factor, giving the protein MNKPELTVALIEDDNEIVEAVTLTFKIRWPQATFLSSSSGEEGIALVERNNPDLVILDLGLPDTSGFNVLKEIRRFSHVPVIILTARGEEADIVRGLELGADEYIVKPFRQMELLARVKAILRRHESSGEELPLTVGGMSLGPSVRDLNLNGRRVNLTRTEGIVLSQLMRNVGHPVSHSILAKALWGEEYPGAAESLKVYVRHLREKIEENPSDPKLLLTRIGAGYQLAKPQ; this is encoded by the coding sequence ATGAACAAACCTGAACTGACCGTGGCCCTGATTGAGGACGACAATGAAATTGTGGAAGCGGTAACCCTGACCTTCAAGATCCGCTGGCCTCAGGCCACTTTCCTGTCCAGCTCTTCGGGAGAAGAAGGAATCGCGCTGGTAGAACGCAACAATCCCGACCTGGTTATCCTGGATCTGGGTTTGCCGGATACCAGCGGCTTCAATGTGCTCAAGGAGATCCGCCGGTTCAGTCATGTGCCGGTCATCATCCTGACGGCCCGCGGTGAGGAAGCGGATATCGTCCGGGGCCTGGAACTCGGTGCCGATGAATATATCGTCAAGCCGTTCCGTCAGATGGAACTGCTGGCCCGGGTCAAAGCCATCCTGCGCCGCCACGAATCATCCGGTGAGGAATTGCCGCTGACCGTCGGCGGTATGAGCCTCGGCCCCTCAGTCCGCGACCTTAATCTGAACGGCCGCCGCGTCAATCTGACCCGCACCGAAGGCATCGTCCTCAGCCAGTTGATGCGCAACGTCGGGCACCCCGTCAGTCACTCCATCCTGGCTAAAGCCCTCTGGGGTGAAGAATACCCCGGTGCCGCGGAAAGCCTCAAAGTCTATGTCCGGCATCTGCGGGAAAAGATTGAGGAAAACCCCTCGGATCCCAAGCTGTTGCTGACCCGTATCGGGGCCGGCTACCAGCTGGCTAAACCTCAGTAA